A genomic segment from Verrucomicrobiia bacterium encodes:
- a CDS encoding DUF6789 family protein — translation MRISNSPDARMQLWTPCWRWAVFILSATSIWCLLAEFYGICSMRTFTLFVSAPALMLLGALAIADRFRGDHKLWRAVLIGAAAGLLAAVAYDAFRLPFVFSKQWGLQSIVPPMNLYKVFPQFGAMILGQPQEQRAYSTVSHLLGWAYHFSNGVTFGIMYLAVIGDAVRQPWLWGVVMAAGLEAAMLFTPYPNVFGIALTAAFVAVTLTAHLIFGAVMGLTARKLATRPASS, via the coding sequence ATGCGAATCAGTAACTCGCCGGACGCGAGAATGCAGTTGTGGACTCCTTGTTGGCGTTGGGCTGTTTTCATTCTTTCCGCGACCTCCATCTGGTGCCTGCTGGCGGAGTTTTATGGGATTTGTTCCATGCGGACCTTTACGCTGTTTGTCTCGGCGCCGGCGTTGATGTTGCTGGGGGCCTTAGCTATAGCCGATCGTTTTCGGGGAGACCACAAACTGTGGCGGGCCGTCCTCATCGGAGCGGCCGCCGGGCTGCTGGCCGCGGTGGCGTATGACGCGTTCCGCCTCCCTTTTGTTTTTTCGAAGCAATGGGGCCTCCAATCCATTGTGCCACCGATGAATCTGTACAAGGTATTTCCCCAGTTTGGCGCGATGATTTTGGGCCAGCCACAGGAACAACGCGCCTATTCGACCGTTTCGCACCTGCTGGGCTGGGCTTACCATTTCAGCAACGGCGTTACCTTCGGCATCATGTATCTGGCTGTCATCGGCGACGCCGTGCGACAACCTTGGCTCTGGGGCGTGGTCATGGCGGCTGGACTCGAAGCGGCGATGCTCTTTACGCCTTACCCAAATGTGTTTGGGATTGCGCTCACTGCCGCTTTTGTGGCGGTCACACTCACGGCGCATTTGATTTTTGGCGCGGTGATGGGGTTGACGGCTCGAAAGCTGGCCACACGCCCAGCCAGCAGCTAA
- a CDS encoding site-specific DNA-methyltransferase, protein MKTARKLREEPKAYGARLPEAHFSTSRGAAYCGKAEELLPGVPDDSVNLIFTSPPYALHFKKDYGNVDQDQYVDWFLGFASEFKRVLKPDGSLVINIGGSWRPGHPVRALCHFEVLIRLVREHGFHLAQEFFWHNPAKLPAPAEWVTVRRIRVKDSVEALWWLSKSTQPKADNRKILTEYSEDMKRLLKRGYRAKERPSGHKITNKFTAHGGAIPPNLLTLGNNDANGYYLTRCAEEKIKPHPARFPVQLPEFFIKFLTVEGDLVLDPFAGSCTTGEAAERLDRRWMAFEPVLDYLLGAQFRFEKTDLQPGASMTGPGSRIGPSADRQIALL, encoded by the coding sequence ATGAAAACCGCTCGCAAGCTTCGTGAGGAGCCAAAGGCCTACGGAGCCCGCCTCCCAGAGGCCCATTTCAGCACAAGCCGCGGTGCCGCTTACTGCGGCAAAGCCGAGGAACTGCTGCCTGGTGTGCCGGACGATTCAGTCAATCTCATTTTTACATCACCGCCATACGCCCTCCATTTCAAGAAGGACTACGGCAACGTGGACCAGGACCAATACGTGGACTGGTTCCTTGGGTTTGCTTCCGAATTCAAGCGGGTGCTCAAGCCCGACGGAAGCCTCGTAATCAACATCGGTGGCAGTTGGCGTCCGGGCCACCCTGTCCGCGCACTCTGCCATTTTGAGGTCCTCATCCGGCTCGTGCGCGAGCATGGGTTTCACCTGGCCCAGGAATTCTTCTGGCACAACCCGGCCAAACTCCCGGCTCCAGCGGAGTGGGTAACGGTGCGGCGCATTCGTGTTAAAGATTCCGTCGAAGCCCTTTGGTGGCTCTCCAAATCCACCCAACCCAAGGCCGATAACCGCAAGATTTTGACGGAGTATTCTGAAGATATGAAACGCCTGCTGAAACGCGGATATCGGGCGAAAGAACGCCCCTCGGGCCATAAGATCACAAATAAATTCACTGCGCATGGTGGCGCTATCCCCCCCAACCTGTTGACGCTTGGAAACAACGATGCCAACGGATACTACCTCACCCGCTGCGCAGAGGAGAAAATCAAGCCTCACCCGGCACGCTTCCCCGTCCAGCTCCCGGAGTTTTTTATCAAATTTCTCACCGTCGAGGGTGACCTGGTTCTTGACCCGTTTGCCGGCAGTTGCACCACCGGCGAAGCAGCCGAGCGGCTGGATAGAAGGTGGATGGCGTTCGAACCTGTCCTCGACTACCTCCTCGGCGCTCAATTCCGTTTTGAGAAGACAGACCTGCAGCCTGGGGCTTCAATGACCGGACCAGGTTCCAGAATCGGGCCAAGCGCTGACCGGCAGATCGCTTTGCTGTAA
- a CDS encoding homoserine dehydrogenase, with amino-acid sequence MRQVNLGLIGGGTVGSGVFHALQLNAGLMASRIGVEIGVRKVAVKALDEPRPYPIARSLLTTDWNGVVQDPAVDVVVELVGGTTIARNMILTALRLGKPVITANKALLSAHGEELFAAAKEFGTNLYYEASVCGGIPIIKALREGFVGNRITHLYGIVNGTCNYILTRMKLEGVEFADVLREAQAQGYAEAEPSLDIDGWDAQHKVGILASLAHGFWVKPKDIYVEGIRAITRADMQFAGQFGYTIKLLGIIKGIDQNPAGQGPGKKRHQNNGGARVQVSVYPTLIPNSHVLASVNHVFNAVFVRGDVVGDTLFYGRGAGKDATASAVLSDVADAALDLKFGTKHRRPPFVPHDRQGRVLPIGEVLSRYFVRLNVVDVPGTLARIARIFGDLQIGISSVIQPEGHEGASVPLILMLHDAVNGAVSRALQRIAALPVIKGKPVMIRVEDFQ; translated from the coding sequence ATGCGGCAGGTCAACCTCGGGCTTATCGGCGGCGGGACGGTGGGCAGCGGCGTGTTTCACGCGCTGCAGCTCAATGCCGGCCTGATGGCCTCGCGCATTGGCGTCGAAATCGGCGTTCGCAAAGTGGCCGTTAAGGCGCTGGATGAACCCCGACCGTATCCGATTGCCCGCTCGTTGCTGACCACCGATTGGAATGGGGTGGTGCAGGACCCGGCCGTGGATGTCGTCGTTGAATTGGTTGGGGGCACCACCATCGCCCGCAACATGATCCTGACCGCGCTGAGGCTTGGCAAACCGGTCATTACGGCCAACAAAGCCCTGCTCTCTGCGCATGGAGAAGAGCTGTTTGCGGCTGCCAAAGAGTTCGGCACCAATCTCTATTATGAGGCCAGCGTGTGCGGCGGCATTCCGATCATCAAGGCCCTTCGGGAAGGCTTTGTTGGCAACCGCATCACGCATCTGTACGGCATCGTCAACGGGACCTGCAATTACATTCTGACCCGGATGAAGCTGGAAGGGGTCGAGTTCGCGGATGTATTGCGCGAGGCGCAAGCCCAGGGCTACGCCGAAGCCGAGCCGTCGCTGGATATTGACGGCTGGGACGCGCAGCACAAGGTCGGCATCCTGGCGTCACTGGCACATGGGTTTTGGGTCAAGCCCAAGGACATTTACGTCGAGGGCATCCGCGCTATCACACGCGCTGATATGCAATTCGCCGGCCAGTTTGGCTATACGATCAAACTCTTGGGGATTATCAAGGGAATTGACCAGAACCCAGCCGGCCAGGGCCCGGGGAAGAAAAGGCATCAAAACAATGGAGGCGCCCGCGTGCAGGTCTCCGTGTATCCAACTCTGATCCCCAACTCGCATGTGCTGGCGAGTGTCAACCACGTCTTCAACGCCGTGTTCGTGCGCGGCGACGTTGTCGGGGATACCTTGTTCTATGGCCGCGGCGCCGGCAAAGATGCCACGGCCAGCGCCGTGCTGAGCGATGTCGCCGATGCAGCCCTGGACCTGAAATTCGGAACCAAACACCGTCGGCCGCCGTTCGTCCCCCATGATCGCCAGGGCAGGGTGCTGCCGATTGGCGAGGTGTTGTCCCGCTATTTCGTTCGGTTAAACGTGGTGGACGTGCCGGGAACGTTGGCCAGGATAGCCAGGATATTTGGAGATTTGCAGATTGGCATTTCTTCGGTCATCCAGCCGGAAGGCCATGAAGGGGCGAGCGTGCCGTTGATTTTGATGCTGCACGATGCCGTGAATGGCGCCGTCTCACGGGCGCTCCAGCGCATAGCCGCGTTGCCGGTCATCAAAGGCAAGCCGGTGATGATTCGCGTTGAAGATTTCCAATGA
- a CDS encoding protein kinase codes for MSDPDVDTRAQKLSAVPPAPKVEYFPPARPERVFAPQVPDHELLRRIGGGSYGQVWLARNVMGTYRAVKVVYRRSFEHDRPYEREFEGILKFEPVSRSHPGLMDILQVGRNDEAGYFYYVMELADDEATGSALEAALVTGVRSGPADGMQPGADVGKSSSYVGPETYSPKTLRSGLRNRGRLSSSESVRVGLSLTEALDHLHEQGLVHRDIKPSNIIFVGGLLKLADIGLVAEAGHTLSCVGTEGFMPPEGPGSAQADLYSLGKVLYEMSTGKDRQDYPDPPTDLALLPDQQSLLELNEVIFKACALDIRQRYASAQAMQRDLLLVQSGQSVKRLHLLERRLALVTKTSCGIVLLMFLIGGEYLQTSRAHKTATHRLIRLQVANAVRRIDEGDFPGALPWIAESLRSASGDAVAEEMHRYRFESVWRQCPKLTAVCLHQSRVCEGAFSPDGLRFVTASADHTARVWDAASGEPVLPPLMHNDEVRHVIFSPDGRRIATVTHDATMRIWDAATGRPLCPPLQNQFEIWCIAFSPDGERILTGSGAVGEDKEAVEERELANGRPVRLRRHAGEKLGEAQVWDAATGKMVGRPFRQAGTIRSAAFSPDGARIVTAGDDKTAVIWDAVTGEPIAPPLKHSDKIERAVFSPDGLRVLTASEDHTAQLWDARTGRPCAPALRHHKGVLYAAFSPDGRRIVTTSRDQTACLWDTLTGELACVPLRHDSDVRHAEFSPDGRRLVTAGSEPVVRLWDAVTGELLARLPENNNGNFATFSPEGRRLLTVSRDDLARLWDLLPLSPTMLSLHHEERVNSIEFNDQATRVVTASEDCMARVWDIATGEPITSFLGGKSPIAMYPRFHAGFSVDGKKVLTDGRGAGVYDAVNGGLELSVEAQGGKTLRVGLSLDGERIVTADTNGSAWVWMAYPAGSLICVLQHQKRVVRAVFSRDDRYVATGSADDWPLLANHQEQIRVWDAKSGLGLSPVMTIKGIISAVSFSPDGRTLLSASVWPPLEEREAQIWDWRTGRPAGPPLRHFDGVPWAEFSPDGRRVVTASFDKTARIWDATTGKPLVTLRHNRQVEHAAFSADGRRVVTACQDGMARVWDAATGEPLGLPLKHAGPVWWATFSPDGSRVATASDDHSAGIWQLGMNQRPAPDLLLMAEFLSGQQNDSDGDGTSIESKDLVKIWRVLRAKYPADFAISAADALAWDEREAEASEKSKEWFAAVFHLNRLIAAKAGDLSYLRRRASAYAEEKAIP; via the coding sequence ATGAGTGACCCTGATGTGGATACGCGGGCGCAAAAATTGTCCGCAGTGCCCCCCGCGCCGAAAGTAGAGTATTTTCCGCCAGCGCGACCGGAGCGGGTATTTGCTCCGCAGGTTCCCGATCATGAATTGCTGCGCCGCATTGGGGGAGGCAGTTATGGCCAGGTCTGGCTGGCTCGCAACGTGATGGGGACATACCGCGCAGTCAAGGTGGTTTATCGCCGCAGTTTTGAGCACGATCGCCCCTACGAGCGTGAGTTTGAAGGAATTCTCAAGTTCGAGCCCGTCTCCCGTTCGCACCCGGGGCTGATGGATATTCTCCAAGTCGGTCGGAATGATGAGGCAGGATATTTTTATTATGTGATGGAATTGGCCGACGATGAAGCAACCGGCAGTGCACTGGAGGCGGCTCTGGTAACCGGGGTGCGAAGCGGTCCCGCAGACGGGATGCAACCGGGGGCAGACGTTGGGAAGTCATCAAGCTATGTTGGTCCGGAGACGTACTCCCCGAAAACACTTCGCAGCGGACTGCGAAACCGTGGCCGGCTGTCGTCCTCCGAATCTGTGCGGGTAGGTCTTTCGCTGACGGAGGCGCTTGATCATTTGCATGAGCAGGGCCTGGTACACCGGGACATTAAACCGTCGAACATCATTTTCGTGGGGGGCCTGCTGAAGTTGGCAGACATAGGCTTGGTGGCTGAAGCGGGGCATACCCTTTCCTGTGTTGGCACGGAGGGGTTCATGCCTCCGGAAGGGCCGGGGAGTGCGCAGGCGGACCTCTACAGCCTGGGCAAGGTGCTCTACGAAATGAGCACCGGCAAGGATCGCCAGGATTACCCTGACCCTCCAACAGACTTGGCGCTTTTACCAGACCAGCAATCTTTGCTTGAGCTGAACGAGGTGATTTTCAAGGCCTGTGCCCTTGACATTCGCCAGCGCTACGCATCAGCACAAGCGATGCAGCGGGATCTGCTCCTGGTCCAGAGCGGCCAATCGGTCAAACGCCTCCACTTGCTGGAGCGGCGCTTAGCTCTCGTTACCAAGACGAGTTGTGGCATTGTGCTGCTGATGTTTCTAATCGGCGGCGAATATTTACAAACCAGCCGAGCCCATAAAACAGCCACTCACCGGCTGATTCGCCTTCAGGTCGCCAATGCGGTGCGGCGTATCGATGAAGGCGACTTCCCGGGGGCGCTGCCTTGGATCGCAGAGTCCTTACGATCGGCAAGTGGTGATGCGGTCGCGGAAGAAATGCACCGTTACCGTTTTGAATCGGTTTGGCGCCAATGCCCCAAGCTGACCGCGGTTTGTTTGCATCAGAGCCGGGTGTGCGAGGGAGCATTCAGCCCGGATGGCCTGCGGTTTGTCACGGCCAGTGCGGACCACACCGCGCGGGTTTGGGACGCCGCAAGCGGGGAGCCGGTGTTGCCACCGCTGATGCACAATGACGAGGTGCGCCACGTAATCTTCAGTCCAGATGGCCGGCGGATTGCTACTGTTACTCACGACGCTACCATGCGGATCTGGGATGCGGCCACGGGCCGGCCTCTTTGCCCCCCGCTGCAGAACCAGTTTGAAATCTGGTGCATCGCTTTCAGTCCGGATGGCGAAAGGATTCTTACTGGAAGCGGTGCTGTTGGCGAGGACAAGGAGGCGGTCGAGGAGCGGGAGCTGGCCAATGGCAGGCCCGTCAGGCTTCGTCGCCACGCAGGAGAGAAACTGGGAGAAGCGCAGGTCTGGGATGCGGCCACAGGCAAAATGGTGGGGCGGCCCTTTCGCCAGGCGGGTACCATTCGGAGTGCGGCCTTCAGTCCCGACGGAGCGCGTATCGTTACGGCCGGCGATGATAAGACGGCTGTCATTTGGGACGCGGTTACGGGCGAGCCGATAGCCCCCCCACTGAAGCATTCCGATAAGATCGAACGGGCGGTGTTCAGTCCGGACGGTCTTCGCGTGCTCACGGCAAGCGAGGATCACACCGCGCAGCTTTGGGACGCTCGCACCGGGCGTCCTTGCGCCCCTGCGTTAAGGCATCATAAGGGGGTCCTCTATGCTGCATTCAGTCCGGATGGTAGGCGGATTGTTACCACGAGCCGGGATCAGACCGCCTGCTTGTGGGACACTTTAACCGGTGAGCTGGCCTGCGTGCCGTTGCGCCACGACAGTGACGTTCGGCATGCCGAGTTTAGCCCCGATGGCCGGCGGTTGGTTACCGCCGGTTCGGAACCGGTAGTGCGCCTGTGGGATGCGGTTACGGGTGAGTTGTTAGCGCGGTTGCCCGAGAACAATAACGGAAACTTTGCCACCTTCAGCCCTGAGGGCAGACGCCTGCTCACCGTCAGCCGCGATGACCTGGCGCGCCTGTGGGACTTGCTGCCGCTTTCCCCAACGATGCTCAGTCTGCACCATGAAGAGAGGGTCAATAGCATCGAGTTTAACGATCAGGCAACCCGGGTAGTCACGGCTTCCGAGGATTGCATGGCGCGAGTTTGGGACATTGCTACCGGCGAACCGATAACATCTTTCCTGGGAGGAAAAAGCCCGATTGCCATGTATCCGCGCTTCCACGCTGGGTTCAGCGTCGATGGGAAGAAGGTCCTCACGGATGGGAGAGGGGCAGGTGTATATGATGCGGTCAATGGTGGCTTGGAGCTCTCCGTTGAAGCCCAGGGAGGTAAAACCCTCCGCGTCGGGCTCAGTCTTGATGGCGAGCGCATTGTCACAGCGGACACGAATGGAAGTGCGTGGGTCTGGATGGCCTATCCAGCCGGGTCGCTCATCTGCGTGCTTCAGCATCAAAAGCGTGTAGTTAGGGCTGTCTTTAGTCGCGACGACCGCTACGTAGCCACTGGTTCGGCCGATGACTGGCCTCTTCTCGCCAATCATCAGGAACAGATTCGGGTTTGGGATGCAAAATCAGGTCTAGGTCTCTCTCCGGTCATGACAATCAAAGGCATAATCTCCGCTGTTTCATTCAGCCCAGATGGTCGCACGCTGTTATCCGCTTCAGTTTGGCCGCCTTTGGAGGAGCGTGAGGCACAAATCTGGGATTGGCGCACGGGCCGGCCTGCCGGACCGCCGCTCAGGCATTTTGACGGGGTGCCGTGGGCCGAGTTCAGCCCAGATGGCCGGCGGGTGGTCACCGCCAGTTTTGATAAAACGGCCCGAATTTGGGACGCGACAACCGGGAAGCCCCTGGTCACTTTGCGCCATAATCGACAGGTGGAGCACGCTGCTTTCAGCGCGGACGGCAGGCGGGTGGTCACTGCCTGTCAGGATGGCATGGCCCGTGTGTGGGATGCTGCAACGGGCGAGCCTTTAGGTTTGCCCCTGAAACACGCTGGGCCAGTTTGGTGGGCCACGTTCAGTCCCGATGGAAGCCGCGTGGCGACCGCCAGCGATGATCATAGTGCGGGCATTTGGCAGTTGGGAATGAATCAGCGTCCGGCCCCAGACCTTCTGCTAATGGCTGAATTCTTGAGTGGACAGCAAAACGACAGCGATGGGGACGGCACATCGATAGAATCCAAGGACCTGGTTAAGATTTGGCGGGTTTTGCGCGCGAAATACCCGGCCGATTTTGCAATTTCTGCAGCGGACGCTCTTGCCTGGGATGAGCGCGAGGCGGAGGCCAGTGAGAAGAGCAAAGAATGGTTTGCCGCCGTGTTTCACCTCAACCGGCTCATTGCGGCAAAAGCTGGCGATCTGTCGTACCTTCGGCGGCGCGCTTCGGCCTATGCGGAAGAGAAGGCAATACCATGA
- a CDS encoding sigma-70 family RNA polymerase sigma factor has translation MSIESELLPTRQSLLSRLKDWGDQESWHDFFNTYWRLIYNVAIKAGLTEEEAQDVIQETIMSVAKTMPGFRYDPKVCSFKTWLQHLTRKRIVDQLRKRPPPGAQGRRLPSETARTPTVERIPVPGGSELDAIWEAQWQQAVLGSAMKTIKEKVNPRQYQMFYLYAIKQQPIQEVARSLRVPVSRVYLAKHRVSALIKKEVKRLETKCF, from the coding sequence ATGAGTATCGAAAGCGAATTGCTCCCGACACGCCAGAGCTTGCTGAGCCGGCTGAAAGATTGGGGTGACCAGGAAAGCTGGCATGACTTTTTCAACACGTACTGGCGCTTGATTTATAATGTGGCGATCAAGGCCGGATTAACCGAAGAAGAGGCGCAGGATGTCATCCAGGAGACAATAATGTCAGTGGCGAAAACGATGCCAGGATTCCGATACGACCCAAAGGTGTGCTCGTTCAAGACGTGGCTGCAGCACTTGACGCGCAAACGCATCGTCGATCAATTGCGCAAGCGTCCGCCTCCTGGGGCGCAGGGCCGCCGGCTGCCGTCAGAAACCGCCCGCACTCCAACGGTCGAACGGATTCCAGTCCCCGGAGGGTCTGAGCTGGATGCAATTTGGGAGGCTCAATGGCAACAGGCGGTGCTGGGCAGCGCCATGAAGACGATCAAGGAGAAGGTCAACCCGAGGCAGTACCAGATGTTTTACCTCTACGCGATAAAGCAACAGCCGATCCAGGAGGTTGCCCGTTCGCTTCGCGTGCCGGTCAGCCGCGTCTATTTGGCCAAGCACCGCGTTTCAGCGCTGATCAAAAAGGAGGTCAAGCGGCTGGAGACTAAATGCTTTTAG
- a CDS encoding SEC-C domain-containing protein, producing MSAKPGRNDPCHCGSGKKYKRCHLPLDEQARLAARPPTPEPPEEAPFEGLEEAAPDWKPTPENLKNFGSLFKSLESSGMLKRDPELRRLFDENEVLIRYVNCEQEIEAASKELTLHEDGFKKLAADDEALNRITEKLFAEEAFRHLRFTPEQVEKAFEKAGYSPSIKGKEMIEKLFFKALLFLASKEYRKKTSMELLMLAPRYVKEGRLIQARLIEIAALATVEDTDETNPFLMQMFRWGLDEWAARKDQEQENLIEILGCDPKTMSPEELENWLEGLADPAQEKRLKEAVNACPGLVQSSVATEGTMLRQAIQLFEREDSACLLLRAEEMEPWAPRFNRIVEELFERYGPVQDGAQLSDTQQEEAYSTVYLPAMREIAKGVFSPERLRKLVADLKAYRKELFGAGEREAGLSATGAIIYVEREDDPSQNPFLINLCSRSIHAMADAAQEQSGEDVPAASSAGTA from the coding sequence ATGAGCGCGAAACCGGGACGCAATGATCCCTGCCATTGCGGCAGTGGCAAAAAATACAAACGCTGTCACCTCCCTCTGGATGAGCAGGCGCGCCTGGCTGCGCGCCCCCCAACGCCGGAACCGCCTGAGGAGGCCCCGTTCGAAGGGCTTGAGGAGGCCGCGCCGGATTGGAAGCCTACCCCTGAGAATTTGAAGAATTTTGGCAGTCTTTTCAAATCACTCGAGTCATCGGGCATGCTTAAGCGCGACCCGGAATTGCGGCGTCTCTTCGACGAGAACGAAGTCCTGATCAGATACGTAAATTGCGAGCAGGAGATTGAGGCAGCATCGAAGGAATTGACCCTACATGAGGACGGATTTAAAAAGCTTGCTGCGGACGATGAGGCCCTGAACCGCATAACAGAGAAACTCTTCGCTGAGGAGGCCTTCAGACACTTGCGTTTCACGCCTGAGCAAGTCGAGAAGGCATTTGAAAAGGCAGGCTACTCGCCCTCCATTAAGGGCAAAGAAATGATTGAAAAGCTCTTTTTCAAGGCGCTCCTGTTTTTGGCCTCGAAAGAGTATCGGAAAAAGACCAGCATGGAATTGCTGATGCTGGCGCCCCGCTACGTTAAAGAAGGGCGTTTGATCCAAGCGCGCCTCATCGAGATTGCGGCCTTGGCTACTGTGGAAGACACAGATGAAACCAACCCCTTCCTGATGCAAATGTTCAGGTGGGGCCTCGATGAATGGGCCGCTCGGAAGGACCAGGAGCAGGAAAACCTAATAGAGATTCTGGGATGCGACCCGAAAACAATGAGCCCGGAGGAGTTGGAAAATTGGCTGGAAGGCCTGGCCGATCCGGCTCAGGAGAAGCGACTGAAAGAAGCGGTCAACGCATGCCCTGGCCTGGTCCAATCCTCCGTCGCAACGGAAGGGACCATGCTGCGTCAGGCCATCCAGCTTTTTGAACGAGAAGACTCCGCCTGCCTTTTGCTGAGGGCCGAAGAGATGGAGCCCTGGGCGCCGCGGTTCAATCGCATCGTTGAAGAACTTTTCGAGAGGTACGGGCCAGTGCAGGACGGCGCACAACTCTCTGACACCCAGCAGGAAGAAGCCTATTCCACAGTTTATCTGCCCGCTATGCGTGAAATAGCCAAAGGTGTTTTCAGCCCGGAACGGCTCAGAAAACTTGTTGCCGACCTGAAAGCCTATCGCAAGGAGCTGTTTGGCGCTGGTGAAAGAGAGGCGGGATTAAGCGCAACGGGCGCGATTATTTATGTGGAGCGAGAGGATGATCCGTCGCAGAACCCGTTTCTGATAAACCTTTGCAGCAGGTCCATCCATGCCATGGCTGACGCTGCGCAGGAGCAGAGCGGGGAAGATGTCCCCGCCGCCTCCTCAGCCGGGACTGCCTAA
- a CDS encoding Uma2 family endonuclease encodes MATLTIRLPSQQSQTEFNLRRWAELLADSRLARIDERVETDRFGHIIMSPPPTADHGSFQFRIGALLDQFMQTGRVLTECPISTADGVKAADVAWASPERLQELADSIAFPRAPEICVEVLSPRNTDAEMREKMALYFDAGAKEVWLCSESGTMGFFHSITHQPAPKFKVCPQFPGHVKLR; translated from the coding sequence ATGGCAACGTTGACGATCCGGTTACCCTCGCAGCAAAGCCAAACCGAGTTCAATCTTCGCCGGTGGGCTGAGCTGCTGGCCGATTCCAGGCTGGCCCGCATCGATGAGCGCGTTGAAACCGACCGTTTTGGCCACATTATCATGAGCCCTCCACCCACTGCAGACCACGGAAGTTTCCAGTTTCGTATCGGCGCCTTGTTGGACCAGTTCATGCAAACAGGGCGTGTTCTGACAGAATGTCCAATCTCGACAGCCGACGGTGTGAAAGCAGCGGACGTGGCATGGGCATCCCCCGAGCGCCTGCAGGAATTGGCGGACTCCATTGCCTTCCCCCGCGCTCCTGAAATTTGCGTGGAAGTGCTTTCGCCGCGGAATACAGATGCAGAAATGCGAGAGAAAATGGCACTCTACTTTGATGCGGGCGCGAAAGAAGTGTGGCTGTGTTCAGAATCAGGAACGATGGGATTCTTCCACTCGATCACCCATCAGCCCGCGCCCAAGTTCAAGGTCTGCCCCCAATTTCCTGGGCACGTCAAATTGCGATGA
- a CDS encoding helix-turn-helix domain-containing protein, translating to MPTIQELVGARIRELRKARGWTLEDLAEKAQKHYTYIGGLERGDRNVTLEVLQAVASALHVPIKSLFNIAPHPLETKLNATSDDILSAIQKGFRAIIDAKGKLAEYFLNRELDELEKNGSICDLVWYGRDGEPDFTFRFHGKLLRLECKNVRSPDAKRKNDWVRAELQKTRNSKDGTPTRAYRADQFEILSVCLFNRTGEWKYLHISVHGLVRREEFPDLLEIMQTVPQVEPYGHWRQSLIDAFSDYENRSQAS from the coding sequence ATGCCGACGATCCAGGAATTGGTGGGCGCGCGGATACGCGAGCTGCGAAAGGCCCGCGGGTGGACGTTGGAAGATCTTGCCGAGAAAGCCCAGAAACACTACACGTATATCGGTGGCTTGGAACGCGGCGACCGAAACGTCACCCTTGAGGTTCTGCAAGCGGTCGCCAGCGCACTGCACGTTCCAATCAAGAGCCTCTTCAACATTGCGCCCCATCCCCTTGAAACCAAGCTCAACGCGACTTCGGATGATATTCTCTCGGCCATTCAGAAGGGTTTTCGCGCGATTATCGACGCCAAAGGCAAACTGGCCGAATATTTCCTGAATCGTGAACTCGACGAATTGGAGAAGAATGGCTCCATTTGCGATTTGGTCTGGTATGGCAGAGACGGCGAGCCAGATTTTACGTTCAGATTCCATGGAAAATTGTTGCGGCTTGAATGCAAGAACGTTCGATCACCCGACGCAAAGCGTAAGAATGACTGGGTTCGGGCGGAATTGCAAAAGACACGCAATTCCAAGGATGGAACACCAACGCGAGCCTACCGGGCGGATCAATTTGAAATCTTGTCGGTATGTCTCTTCAATCGCACGGGCGAGTGGAAGTATCTTCACATCTCAGTTCATGGCCTGGTCCGTCGCGAAGAATTCCCTGACCTCCTGGAGATCATGCAAACTGTTCCCCAGGTCGAGCCATACGGCCATTGGAGACAGTCGCTAATTGATGCATTCTCAGACTATGAAAACCGCTCGCAAGCTTCGTGA